One window of Rhodopirellula bahusiensis genomic DNA carries:
- a CDS encoding serine/threonine-protein kinase: MPLSKPTVLHDVSLPPDNPTEAAGTEAGGFNESLEHFGNYRVIRTLGTGGMGEVYLAEDVTTGQKVALKLLQHRASKQARLRRRFERESTLIQDLQHDHIVPLLDSGVDEGTQYLVMRYIDGQTLADRISQESGNDDTRTCSPGPSSETVNTRISVEAGSASSDSFEFIADSIANVADALQVAHNDRVIHRDVKPSNLMFDSDGKIWLTDFGLAFTEDENTALTMTGDVLGTPAYMSPEQTSGATAATTPQSDIYSLGVTLYEWATLQRAYSGSREQILNQVTQGAHSPAGSVRPELPRPLQAIIGKAMSLTPANRYATAAEFANDLRRFVSHEPVTAKMPGWSERLFRWSERNPMVALVSLIGMVTTIIAVIATISIYSGRLMSINTALDATNEELSRTNVELATSEEELRQYLYVADMTLAYQAYASHNFVEARKLLQKYSPKEKSNLNRIGEDAKPHFAWQLLDRLTTELPSVLLTTHEGKANEVAVSDDGKLALSVGEEGQLHVIDLETQEVLHRHQVGNQLNAVALSPDNQRFVTGLNGSLGYNLVMVGDVQTGEVVESMVGHQNTIESVAYSSNGKYVASAERYRSVQIHSVDGDLVERIEGGSRNECLQFVGDGVSVASLNDPDEGERRVFVWDKDSEKSFSLPIIVASSSFAFSKPLHESGELRLVTCNSDKVQVVDGKECELVAYFEDIPGRIRCVDITDDGRYVCAGVDEGMILLWDLYQTTNGKRLIHTNVFQASEKGISSVKFVASDQGVPRIITSSLDGTVRLWDASDLIWKTPGSDLFASEKYRLHNSYTPNHGDSNVYVRFRGGVVGHHNHQSGVDDMRHIGNYPCEFGLAIALHPDGRRMAIGSSNGVVIADSITGEVETTIAPPEAEKTCRGLLFIDGLLVTLFNDRMLLHRADDFSFVDEFDTGDGNLLELCRVPNEDALIVMGASHLYRFADQKLSLLERVDESEAYAGICFDSKGKQFLSSHHNRVIRIRSYPELEPIATLKGHRHNAIDHLFLDDDQTVVTSMVDSTIRFWDLKTERQFGNVGLGKPAFFSLQYIKEKNAIFAGHTDSPAVVLSASAE; the protein is encoded by the coding sequence ATGCCGCTATCGAAGCCGACGGTTCTACACGACGTGAGTCTACCACCTGACAATCCGACCGAGGCTGCCGGCACAGAGGCGGGTGGCTTCAACGAGTCTCTTGAACACTTTGGCAATTACCGAGTCATCCGGACGCTGGGCACGGGCGGGATGGGCGAGGTGTACCTGGCCGAGGACGTCACCACGGGGCAGAAGGTGGCGCTCAAACTGCTGCAACATCGCGCGTCGAAACAGGCTCGTTTACGACGCCGGTTCGAACGCGAGTCCACGCTGATCCAGGATTTGCAGCATGACCACATCGTTCCGTTGCTGGATTCCGGAGTCGACGAGGGAACGCAATACCTCGTCATGCGTTACATCGACGGACAAACCCTGGCCGATCGAATTTCGCAAGAGTCCGGCAACGACGACACTCGAACGTGTTCGCCAGGACCAAGCAGCGAAACAGTCAACACAAGGATCAGCGTCGAAGCGGGAAGTGCGTCGAGCGACTCGTTTGAGTTCATCGCCGATTCGATCGCGAATGTGGCGGATGCGTTGCAAGTCGCTCACAACGATCGCGTGATTCACCGTGATGTCAAACCCTCGAACTTGATGTTCGACAGTGACGGCAAGATCTGGCTCACGGACTTTGGTTTGGCGTTCACCGAAGATGAGAACACCGCGCTGACGATGACCGGCGACGTGCTGGGGACTCCCGCTTACATGAGCCCCGAGCAGACTTCCGGTGCAACCGCGGCCACAACGCCTCAGTCGGACATCTACAGTTTGGGCGTCACGCTGTACGAATGGGCGACGCTTCAGCGAGCCTATTCGGGTTCCCGGGAACAAATCCTGAATCAAGTTACCCAAGGGGCTCACTCGCCCGCGGGTTCCGTGCGTCCGGAACTGCCTCGGCCTTTGCAAGCGATCATTGGCAAAGCAATGTCGCTCACGCCAGCGAACCGTTACGCCACCGCAGCAGAGTTCGCAAACGATCTCCGGCGGTTCGTAAGTCATGAACCTGTCACTGCGAAGATGCCGGGATGGAGCGAACGGTTGTTCCGTTGGAGCGAACGCAATCCGATGGTCGCCTTGGTGTCCTTGATCGGAATGGTGACGACCATCATCGCTGTGATTGCAACTATCTCGATTTACTCCGGTCGTTTGATGAGCATCAACACGGCTCTCGATGCCACCAACGAAGAACTTTCGCGAACCAACGTCGAACTTGCCACTAGCGAGGAAGAACTGCGGCAGTACTTGTACGTGGCGGACATGACGCTGGCCTATCAGGCCTATGCGTCACACAATTTTGTCGAAGCGAGAAAGTTGCTTCAGAAGTACAGCCCGAAGGAGAAGTCCAACCTCAATCGAATCGGCGAGGACGCGAAGCCGCATTTCGCTTGGCAATTGCTCGATCGCCTGACGACAGAACTGCCATCCGTTTTGCTGACGACGCACGAGGGCAAAGCGAATGAGGTAGCCGTTTCGGACGACGGGAAGCTGGCTCTTTCCGTCGGCGAAGAAGGGCAGTTGCATGTCATCGACCTGGAGACGCAGGAGGTTCTGCATCGCCATCAAGTCGGCAATCAACTCAATGCCGTCGCTCTCAGTCCCGACAATCAGCGTTTTGTGACGGGTCTGAATGGCAGCCTCGGTTACAACTTGGTCATGGTCGGTGACGTCCAAACTGGCGAGGTGGTGGAATCGATGGTCGGACACCAGAACACCATCGAGTCCGTGGCCTACTCGTCAAACGGCAAATACGTTGCCTCAGCAGAACGATATCGCAGCGTGCAGATTCATAGTGTCGATGGGGACCTGGTTGAACGCATTGAAGGTGGGAGTAGAAACGAGTGTCTTCAGTTTGTAGGTGACGGCGTGAGTGTCGCTTCGCTGAACGACCCGGACGAGGGTGAAAGACGAGTGTTCGTTTGGGACAAAGATTCGGAGAAGTCCTTTTCTCTGCCAATCATCGTGGCATCCTCTTCCTTTGCGTTTTCCAAACCGTTGCACGAAAGCGGTGAGTTGCGTTTGGTCACCTGCAATTCCGACAAGGTTCAGGTGGTTGATGGCAAAGAATGTGAATTGGTTGCGTATTTCGAAGATATCCCGGGCCGGATCCGCTGCGTCGATATCACGGATGACGGGCGTTATGTCTGCGCGGGTGTTGATGAAGGAATGATTCTCTTGTGGGATCTCTATCAGACAACCAATGGCAAGAGACTTATTCATACCAATGTGTTTCAGGCGAGCGAGAAGGGGATCTCGAGCGTCAAGTTTGTGGCTAGCGATCAAGGCGTTCCCCGAATCATCACATCGAGTTTGGATGGGACGGTGCGATTGTGGGACGCATCGGATCTCATTTGGAAGACGCCGGGCAGCGATCTTTTCGCGAGTGAGAAGTATCGACTGCACAATAGTTACACACCAAATCATGGCGATTCCAATGTGTATGTTCGATTCCGTGGTGGCGTTGTCGGGCACCACAACCATCAGTCCGGCGTCGACGACATGCGACACATCGGAAACTACCCTTGCGAATTTGGACTCGCGATCGCTCTCCATCCCGACGGCCGGCGGATGGCAATTGGCAGTTCAAATGGGGTTGTGATTGCGGATTCCATCACCGGCGAAGTTGAGACCACGATTGCCCCTCCTGAAGCAGAGAAAACCTGCCGAGGTCTACTTTTTATCGATGGTTTGTTGGTCACGCTTTTCAACGATCGTATGCTCCTCCATCGCGCCGACGACTTTTCCTTCGTGGACGAGTTTGATACGGGGGACGGGAATCTATTGGAGCTATGCCGAGTTCCCAATGAAGACGCCTTGATCGTGATGGGGGCAAGCCATCTCTACCGTTTCGCCGATCAGAAGTTATCGTTGTTGGAACGTGTGGATGAGTCCGAAGCTTATGCGGGAATTTGCTTTGATTCGAAGGGGAAGCAATTCTTGTCGTCACATCACAACCGCGTCATCCGAATTCGGTCTTATCCAGAGCTTGAGCCCATCGCGACTTTAAAAGGGCACCGTCACAATGCGATCGATCATTTGTTTTTGGATGACGACCAGACGGTCGTGACATCGATGGTTGACTCGACCATCCGGTTTTGGGATCTGAAAACCGAACGACAGTTCGGGAACGTGGGGCTTGGGAAACCTGCTTTTTTTAGCCTTCAATACATCAAAGAGAAGAACGCGATCTTCGCTGGCCATACGGATTCACCCGCCGTCGTATTGAGTGCATCGGCGGAATAG
- a CDS encoding serine/threonine-protein kinase, with protein sequence MDLQSDNPKDAVATEVGEMNLPPQHIGKYQVIRTLGAGGMGEVYLAEDTTSGQRVALKLLQHQASKKPRMRRRFERESNVIQDLQHDHIVPLLDAGVEQGMQYLVMRYIDGQTLAERIAVPQGCGQTASLSIGNSQDTTAASAGDPLHEDHPDSFEFIATSIANIADALQVAHDERVIHRDIKPANLIFDQDEKIWLADFGLAFTEDDRTALTMTGDVLGTPAYMSPEQTLGSQTDVTRRSDVYSLGATLYEWATLQRPFSGNREQILVNIANGSVATPRSLRAELPPALEAIICTAMSRSPEARYPTAAAFSDDLRRFAAGQPVRAKMPGWTEKLARWRRRNPMVALASLIGVITTIMAVLGMQAMHSDQLTRVNAQLAESNDELIKTNLELESREAQLSKQLYVSDMSLAFQAYKGNNLRTTKQLLDKHRLESEEATPQRFAYRCLDYLVTPPPSVLLTQHNGPATEVAISNDGKIAISVSHDGEVHVIDLATKQRTHQYKLPGRLDAIAISPDNQHFLTGLNGDVGFNGITVREIATGKETLELLGHWHNVESAAFSSDGEMFATAGRYRNVQVHDREGRVVKTFYGGSRNESVQFAGDGHLIAYVKEVDSKRRLSLLDLDSGKEIEAPVNDETTHFSTVDLGDGIFRMFSYGAKDFKIADSTNTEYFAKAFAMDTPVRCVGIAANGEDLFNGTDDGTVYAWTLTNRAEDGFLQAPLVFQASKGQVSSLQALPDPADSARIVTAGEDGSVRLWDLKDKLPVRPNPRGRTFPSAHVTNIYSPDDNPFDVFVKLSDNTVWHYDPRRDLHQMQPIESELKEWGTRLASNADASMLVVTSEVEVEVRDLQAKKLLAKIVPPHRGEPINDAKFVDGKLCVLLPKLLLVYDVENFELIETHELPSDNFAFLYDIPNRDALMLSSSSMLSIYEDSSVSIFEATASTAVRYSHVSFDSTAKQIAIVFDDRLVEIRSFPENETTAVLRGHSRPIGDCIFLDRGRTVATTGDEGVVRFWDLASERELGALPTGEHYQNQLHYIEDADMLMLTSIKRPTEMLMTKNSREKLARAIKSANAEQVE encoded by the coding sequence GTGGATCTCCAATCTGACAATCCTAAGGATGCGGTCGCGACGGAAGTCGGTGAAATGAACCTGCCTCCGCAGCACATTGGCAAGTACCAAGTCATCCGGACGCTGGGTGCCGGTGGGATGGGCGAGGTGTATTTGGCCGAGGACACGACGTCGGGGCAACGTGTCGCGCTGAAGTTGCTGCAGCATCAGGCGTCCAAGAAGCCACGGATGCGTCGTCGCTTCGAACGTGAATCAAATGTGATTCAGGACTTGCAGCACGACCACATCGTTCCGCTGCTTGACGCCGGAGTCGAACAGGGGATGCAGTACCTGGTGATGCGGTACATCGACGGCCAAACCTTGGCCGAGCGAATTGCGGTCCCTCAAGGTTGTGGTCAGACCGCATCGTTATCGATCGGGAACAGCCAGGATACGACAGCGGCGAGTGCGGGCGATCCACTGCACGAGGATCATCCTGATTCGTTTGAGTTTATCGCCACTTCGATCGCGAACATCGCCGATGCGTTGCAGGTCGCTCACGACGAACGAGTCATCCACCGCGACATCAAACCCGCCAACTTAATTTTCGATCAAGACGAGAAAATCTGGTTGGCTGATTTCGGCCTCGCGTTCACGGAAGATGACCGCACCGCGCTGACAATGACCGGCGACGTGCTGGGAACTCCGGCGTACATGAGTCCCGAGCAAACGCTTGGCTCGCAGACCGACGTCACACGACGTTCGGATGTATACAGCTTGGGTGCGACGCTCTACGAATGGGCCACGTTGCAACGTCCCTTCAGTGGCAATCGGGAACAGATCCTGGTCAACATCGCGAACGGGAGTGTTGCCACGCCTCGAAGCCTCCGGGCGGAGCTGCCACCGGCACTCGAAGCCATCATTTGCACGGCGATGTCGCGATCCCCCGAGGCTCGTTATCCGACGGCTGCCGCGTTCTCGGACGACCTTCGGCGGTTTGCCGCTGGTCAACCTGTTCGAGCCAAAATGCCAGGCTGGACGGAGAAATTGGCGCGTTGGCGACGACGCAACCCGATGGTGGCGCTCGCGTCGTTGATCGGAGTTATCACTACGATCATGGCGGTTTTGGGAATGCAGGCGATGCACTCGGATCAGCTGACGCGAGTCAATGCACAGCTTGCCGAGAGCAACGATGAGCTGATCAAAACCAACCTGGAACTTGAATCACGTGAAGCTCAGCTGAGCAAACAGTTGTACGTGTCCGACATGTCGCTGGCGTTCCAGGCTTACAAAGGAAACAATCTCCGGACGACCAAGCAATTGCTCGATAAGCATCGACTCGAATCGGAGGAAGCGACGCCGCAACGGTTCGCGTATCGATGCCTGGATTACTTGGTCACGCCGCCTCCTTCGGTCTTGCTCACGCAACACAATGGCCCGGCAACAGAAGTGGCGATTTCAAATGACGGGAAGATCGCCATTTCGGTCAGTCACGACGGCGAGGTTCACGTCATTGACTTGGCGACGAAGCAGCGAACGCATCAGTACAAGCTCCCCGGACGACTCGATGCGATCGCGATCAGCCCTGACAACCAGCATTTCCTGACAGGTCTCAATGGTGACGTCGGATTCAATGGCATCACCGTCCGCGAAATTGCCACCGGGAAAGAGACTTTGGAACTGCTGGGCCACTGGCATAACGTTGAGTCCGCTGCGTTCTCTTCCGACGGAGAGATGTTTGCGACGGCGGGCCGCTACCGCAACGTCCAAGTCCACGATCGAGAAGGAAGAGTCGTCAAGACATTTTACGGTGGCTCACGGAACGAGTCAGTGCAATTCGCGGGTGATGGTCACCTCATTGCCTATGTGAAAGAAGTGGACTCAAAGCGACGATTGAGTCTCCTGGATCTCGACTCTGGGAAAGAGATTGAAGCACCGGTCAATGACGAAACCACACACTTTTCAACAGTTGATTTGGGCGATGGCATCTTCCGAATGTTCTCGTACGGAGCGAAGGACTTCAAGATTGCTGATTCCACGAATACTGAATACTTTGCGAAAGCATTTGCGATGGACACGCCCGTACGCTGCGTTGGAATTGCTGCCAATGGAGAGGACTTGTTCAATGGCACGGACGATGGAACTGTGTATGCATGGACGCTGACGAACCGTGCAGAGGACGGGTTTTTGCAGGCTCCTTTGGTGTTTCAAGCGTCCAAAGGCCAAGTCAGCAGCCTTCAGGCGTTGCCAGATCCAGCCGATTCCGCCCGGATAGTCACAGCAGGCGAAGACGGCTCGGTTCGGCTTTGGGACCTCAAGGACAAATTGCCCGTTCGTCCCAACCCGCGGGGACGCACGTTCCCGTCCGCACACGTCACCAATATCTATTCTCCCGACGACAACCCGTTTGATGTCTTTGTCAAACTCAGCGACAACACGGTCTGGCACTACGACCCCAGACGTGACCTGCATCAGATGCAGCCAATCGAGAGCGAGCTGAAGGAATGGGGGACCAGACTTGCGAGCAACGCCGATGCTTCAATGCTTGTTGTGACATCCGAAGTCGAGGTGGAGGTGCGTGACTTGCAAGCGAAAAAACTCCTCGCCAAAATCGTGCCCCCGCATCGAGGCGAACCAATCAACGACGCAAAGTTTGTGGATGGCAAATTGTGCGTGCTGCTGCCGAAGCTTCTGTTGGTCTATGACGTGGAAAACTTCGAGCTGATCGAAACCCATGAACTTCCAAGTGACAACTTCGCTTTCTTGTACGACATTCCAAACCGTGATGCCTTGATGCTGAGTTCGTCGAGTATGCTTAGCATCTATGAAGATTCGAGCGTTTCAATTTTTGAGGCCACTGCGTCAACGGCGGTGCGATATTCGCACGTGAGCTTTGATTCAACCGCGAAGCAAATCGCGATCGTCTTTGACGACCGATTGGTCGAGATCCGAAGCTTCCCTGAGAACGAGACGACCGCAGTTCTACGAGGGCATTCCAGGCCGATTGGTGATTGCATTTTTTTAGACCGTGGTCGAACGGTCGCCACCACCGGGGATGAAGGCGTGGTTCGATTCTGGGACCTCGCCAGCGAACGCGAGCTGGGGGCTCTTCCAACTGGCGAGCACTATCAAAATCAGCTTCACTACATCGAAGACGCAGACATGCTGATGCTGACCTCGATTAAGCGGCCCACGGAGATGTTGATGACCAAAAATTCTCGCGAGAAGTTGGCTCGGGCGATCAAGTCCGCCAATGCGGAACAGGTCGAGTGA
- a CDS encoding AAA domain-containing protein — translation MSSRSRKARSKAKSQREGKTAFKNSDAGSFGDGILSGGKKSNGDSSKAGGLANLNVPYPAGLPTDRPLDQEDYFEQLAIWLDLEAEAERARLAKLRQIRSQRDVESTGQAIVGLDMVDYHTGLAGRYLLDLAKPGGKDLPMNRLKVGSPVVLSMDDDPSDEGIAGVVSRRKNHSIQIATDTFPIRDQDELKKSGVGKHGKSGQRPAVTSDRFRLDMSPDETTRLRQLAAMARAQEIRGRSGKLRDVLLGVKTPRVDGNPIDTHDIDPESFQFELNDIDFRTELNPPQRDAVAFAMMADDVAIIHGPPGTGKTTTIAEIIAQSVERGERVLACAASNTAVDNLLERLVRLMPNVVRVGHPARVFESLQEHTLDALVESDPTSTVIKDLRRELDQILREANRPIRASGGRERKQRSELFNEAGRLRGMIRSQERSIVRAVIDRADVICTTTTIDEELLSDQSFDLVVVDESCQCTEPGMWQAILRADRLILAGDHCQLPPTVLSDDAAKIGMRDSLMQRLVHRYGERIYRRLTVQYRMNESIMRFSSDHFYDGTLIADASVKRHRLCDLPNVEENDFTTEPLLLIDTAGAGYEEELEPDGQSKLNHGEAKVILQLVKQLADMGVTGDQIAVIAPYAAQVRNLRMRLDLDGIEIDTVDGFQGREKEVVLITMTRSNPDGEIGFLSDQRRSNVALTRAKRKLIVVGDSATLCSHDFYSELFGYFEDAGAYHSVFTLEGH, via the coding sequence ATGTCATCACGTTCGCGCAAAGCCCGCTCGAAAGCCAAGTCCCAAAGAGAAGGCAAAACCGCGTTCAAAAATTCTGATGCCGGATCTTTCGGCGATGGAATCCTCTCCGGCGGCAAGAAATCCAACGGCGACTCATCGAAAGCTGGCGGGTTGGCGAATCTGAACGTTCCCTATCCCGCGGGCCTGCCGACCGATCGCCCGCTCGATCAAGAAGACTACTTCGAACAGCTTGCGATTTGGTTGGATTTGGAAGCCGAAGCCGAACGAGCCCGCCTCGCCAAACTCCGTCAAATCCGGTCTCAGCGAGATGTGGAAAGCACCGGCCAAGCGATCGTGGGGCTCGACATGGTCGATTACCACACCGGTTTGGCCGGGCGTTATCTGCTCGACCTGGCCAAACCCGGCGGGAAAGACTTGCCCATGAACCGGCTGAAGGTTGGCTCGCCCGTTGTGCTGTCGATGGACGACGATCCGTCGGATGAAGGCATCGCAGGAGTCGTCAGCCGTCGAAAAAATCATTCGATCCAAATCGCGACCGACACGTTCCCGATTCGCGATCAGGACGAACTGAAGAAGAGTGGTGTTGGCAAACACGGTAAATCCGGCCAGCGTCCCGCTGTCACTTCCGACCGGTTCCGATTGGACATGTCACCGGACGAGACGACTCGCCTGCGCCAACTCGCCGCCATGGCACGAGCCCAAGAAATTCGCGGTCGCTCAGGCAAACTCCGCGACGTGTTGCTGGGAGTTAAAACTCCTCGCGTCGATGGCAACCCGATCGACACGCATGACATCGATCCGGAAAGCTTCCAATTCGAACTGAATGACATCGACTTTCGAACGGAACTCAATCCGCCACAGCGCGATGCGGTCGCGTTCGCAATGATGGCCGATGACGTCGCGATCATCCACGGTCCTCCCGGCACTGGCAAAACAACCACCATCGCCGAGATCATTGCTCAGTCCGTCGAGCGCGGCGAACGAGTCCTCGCTTGTGCGGCCAGCAACACCGCCGTCGACAACCTGCTAGAACGCCTCGTGCGTTTGATGCCCAACGTGGTTCGCGTCGGTCACCCCGCTCGCGTTTTCGAATCTCTACAAGAGCACACGCTCGACGCACTGGTTGAATCGGACCCAACCAGCACGGTGATCAAAGACCTCCGTCGAGAGCTCGATCAAATTCTGCGAGAAGCCAACCGTCCAATTCGCGCTAGCGGCGGTCGAGAGCGCAAACAAAGATCTGAACTGTTCAACGAAGCCGGCCGACTTCGCGGCATGATCCGTTCCCAAGAACGCAGCATCGTGCGTGCGGTGATCGACCGGGCTGATGTGATCTGCACGACGACCACGATCGACGAAGAGCTGCTCAGCGATCAATCGTTTGATTTGGTCGTCGTCGATGAATCGTGCCAGTGCACCGAGCCTGGAATGTGGCAAGCGATCCTGCGAGCCGATCGTTTGATCTTGGCTGGCGACCATTGCCAGTTGCCTCCGACGGTCTTGTCCGACGACGCCGCAAAGATCGGAATGCGAGACTCGTTGATGCAGCGTCTCGTGCATCGCTACGGCGAACGGATTTATCGCCGACTCACCGTTCAGTACCGCATGAACGAATCGATCATGCGATTCAGCAGCGATCATTTCTACGACGGCACCCTGATCGCGGACGCTTCCGTCAAACGGCATCGCCTGTGCGATTTGCCCAACGTCGAGGAAAACGATTTCACGACCGAACCATTGCTGTTGATTGACACCGCAGGTGCGGGCTACGAAGAAGAATTGGAACCCGACGGCCAAAGCAAACTGAACCACGGGGAAGCCAAGGTCATCCTGCAGCTCGTCAAACAACTCGCCGACATGGGAGTCACCGGCGATCAAATTGCAGTCATCGCTCCCTATGCCGCGCAAGTCCGCAACCTCCGCATGCGGTTGGATCTTGACGGCATCGAAATCGACACCGTCGACGGATTCCAGGGCCGTGAAAAAGAAGTGGTGCTGATCACCATGACTCGCAGCAACCCCGACGGCGAAATCGGATTCCTATCCGATCAACGCCGCAGCAACGTGGCACTCACGCGAGCCAAACGGAAACTGATTGTGGTTGGAGACAGCGCCACGCTCTGCAGCCACGATTTCTATTCCGAACTGTTTGGCTACTTCGAAGACGCTGGTGCTTACCACAGCGTGTTCACGCTGGAAGGACACTGA
- a CDS encoding IS701 family transposase — MDVDDLEQLEDRLDAYLARFGDCFGRSDTRAHLTTYVRGQLSDLDAKSVEPIALQAGTPVRTLQEFLAQHRWNEDALRRRLIHIVRDEHVTANTVAIIDETSDVKKGDKTPGVQRQWCGKVGKQENCIVTVHLAAATEDFHCMVDGELFLPESWSNDRQRCAAAGIPDEMVYRPKWQIALELLDRSEGEGIVFPWLTADEGYGGKPGFLEGLASRDQKFVLEVPRTFSVWEKPPEVTEQPYRKGGRGRGRKTPRIKSGESLPRSVETVFWHGEAMKAKRWKRYRVKDGEKGPIIWEAKRVRVTLKGSDGLPGMSLWLVVARNVLDGELKFFVSNASQFTSMAMLLQFAFQRWRVERCFEDQKQEVGLDCYEGRRYLGLKRHLIITSLSYLFLSQTCQQAWEKKYGVDDSANSRRGRRDRCQLVASSRESSHLA; from the coding sequence ATGGACGTCGATGATTTGGAGCAACTTGAAGATCGGCTGGACGCTTATCTGGCTCGCTTTGGCGACTGTTTTGGGCGGAGCGATACTCGAGCCCATTTGACTACTTACGTTCGTGGGCAGCTGTCGGATCTGGATGCCAAAAGCGTCGAGCCGATTGCCTTGCAAGCCGGCACACCAGTGCGAACTCTGCAAGAGTTTCTCGCTCAACATCGATGGAACGAAGACGCTCTTCGCAGGAGGCTAATTCACATCGTCCGTGATGAGCACGTCACCGCCAACACGGTCGCGATCATCGACGAAACCAGTGACGTCAAAAAAGGCGATAAGACGCCCGGCGTGCAGCGACAATGGTGCGGCAAAGTTGGCAAGCAAGAGAACTGCATCGTCACGGTTCATCTCGCCGCGGCGACCGAGGACTTTCACTGTATGGTCGATGGCGAATTGTTTCTTCCTGAGAGTTGGAGCAACGATCGACAGCGTTGTGCTGCCGCTGGCATCCCTGACGAAATGGTGTATCGCCCCAAGTGGCAGATCGCGTTGGAATTGCTTGACCGAAGCGAAGGCGAGGGGATCGTGTTTCCATGGCTGACCGCCGATGAAGGCTACGGCGGCAAACCTGGCTTTTTGGAAGGCCTGGCTAGTCGTGACCAGAAGTTTGTGCTCGAAGTACCGCGAACATTTTCGGTTTGGGAGAAGCCGCCTGAAGTGACCGAGCAGCCCTACCGCAAGGGAGGCCGGGGTCGAGGTCGCAAGACGCCCCGCATCAAGAGTGGGGAAAGCTTGCCGCGAAGTGTCGAAACGGTGTTCTGGCACGGCGAAGCGATGAAAGCGAAACGCTGGAAACGATACCGCGTCAAAGACGGCGAGAAAGGTCCGATCATCTGGGAAGCCAAGCGGGTTCGCGTGACACTCAAAGGCAGCGACGGCTTACCGGGAATGTCACTGTGGTTGGTGGTGGCGAGAAACGTGCTTGATGGCGAACTGAAATTCTTCGTCAGTAACGCGAGCCAATTCACTTCGATGGCGATGCTTCTGCAATTCGCTTTCCAACGCTGGCGAGTCGAGCGTTGCTTCGAAGATCAGAAACAGGAGGTCGGCTTGGACTGCTACGAGGGACGTCGCTACTTGGGACTGAAGCGTCACCTGATCATCACGTCGCTGAGCTACTTGTTCTTGTCGCAAACCTGTCAGCAGGCGTGGGAAAAAAAATACGGAGTGGACGATTCAGCAAATTCGCGACGCGGTCGACGCGATCGTTGTCAGCTGGTCGCTTCCTCGCGAGAGTCGTCGCACCTTGCTTGA
- a CDS encoding DUF1294 domain-containing protein has protein sequence MTLALIIAAETFFASVLTAVLYWMDKRAARGNARRIPEKTLLLASVLGGWPGGYLAGQKLRHKTSKVSYRIQFAIAAVVHAFVVAAVLWWGLR, from the coding sequence GTGACGCTCGCACTCATCATCGCCGCTGAAACATTTTTTGCCAGTGTGTTGACCGCGGTTTTGTATTGGATGGACAAACGAGCCGCTCGCGGAAACGCTCGTCGCATCCCAGAAAAGACGCTGCTGCTGGCCAGCGTGTTAGGCGGATGGCCCGGTGGATACCTCGCTGGGCAGAAGCTGAGGCACAAAACGTCCAAGGTCTCTTACCGGATCCAGTTCGCCATCGCCGCCGTTGTTCACGCGTTCGTCGTCGCCGCGGTTCTATGGTGGGGCCTGCGTTGA